The proteins below are encoded in one region of Hordeum vulgare subsp. vulgare chromosome 3H, MorexV3_pseudomolecules_assembly, whole genome shotgun sequence:
- the LOC123441904 gene encoding receptor-like protein 51 — MAAASRLLLLLLVRVAATVSFALGLAGRAQLDPQQLLALRALGLGARRAGDPCDADGAVAASCDAGAPFRRVTSLVLTNCSDTTSVSAAALEALAPSLRALAFSDCPAAPPRLLPPEQLAAGLLSFSCTASLRRLSAVWLSRLANLTELTVANTPLATGSPSELAVVISHMDHLTRLTISNGNLSGFLPHHWHCPNLTHLDLSGNRIAGAIPDTITHLGGITHLNLSSNVLNGQIPTHIGDLIWLTAVDLSNNSLSGGIPETFSTLPELEVLNLGSNRLNGSIPPFLSEMSGLKELNLENNDFDGVVPFSARFLSRLRVFRAAGNGKLCYNRSVLSAEVAVGVAPCDKYGFPVTAPPATAQSEKSTADYDDGGSDGDADGGADAGGGPSAVVLGLAIGLSCLAFVVILVVCLCKVCR; from the coding sequence ATGGCCGCCGcctctcgcctcctcctcctgctcctcgtccGCGTCGCGGCCACCGTATCCTTCGCGCTCGGGCTCGCCGGCCGCGCGCAGCTGGACCCGCAGCAGCTGCTGGCGCTGCGCGCGCTCGGCCTCGGCGCGCGCCGCGCCGGCGACCCCTGCGACGCGGACGGCGCCGTGGCCGCGTCCTGCGACGCGGGGGCGCCGTTCCGGCGCGTCACGTCACTCGTCCTCACCAACTGCTCCGACACCACCTCCGTCTCCGCCGCGGCGCTCGAGGCGCTCGCGCCGTCGCTCCGCGCGCTCGCCTTCTCGGACTGCCCCGCCGCGCCGCCGCGGCTCCTCCCGCCGGAGCAGCTCGCCGCGGGCCTCCTGTCCTTCTCCTGCACCGCGTCTCTCCGCCGCCTCTCCGCGGTCTGGCTCTCCCGCCTCGCCAACCTCACCGAGCTCACCGTCGCCAACACCCCTCTCGCCACCGGCTCGCCGTCCGAGCTGGCCGTCGTCATCTCCCACATGGACCACCTCACTCGCCTCACCATTTCCAATGGCAACCTATCCGGCTTCCTCCCGCACCACTGGCACTGCCCCAACCTGACGCACCTCGACCTCTCCGGCAACCGCATCGCCGGCGCCATTCCCGACACCATCACCCACCTTGGCGGCATCACCCACCTGAACCTCAGCTCCAACGTTCTCAACGGGCAGATCCCCACGCACATCGGTGACCTCATCTGGCTCACCGCCGTGGACCTGTCCAACAACTCCCTCTCCGGCGGCATCCCGGAGACCTTCTCCACGCTGCCCGAGCTGGAGGTGCTCAACCTGGGCTCCAACCGGCTCAACGGGAGCATACCGCCCTTCTTGTCCGAGATGAGCGGCCTCAAGGAGCTCAACCTGGAGAACAACGACTTCGACGGCGTGGTGCCGTTCAGCGCCAGGTTCTTGTCGCGGCTGAGGGTGTTCAGGGCCGCCGGCAACGGCAAGCTGTGCTACAATAGGTCGGTTCTCTCCGCCGAGGTGGCCGTGGGGGTGGCGCCGTGCGACAAGTACGGGTTCCCGGTCACGGCTCCCCCGGCGACGGCGCAGTCGGAGAAGAGCACGGCGGACTACGACGACGGCGGCAGTGACGGCGACGCGGACGGCGGCGCCGACGCTGGTGGCGGCCCCAGCGCGGTGGTTCTCGGGCTCGCCATTGGCCTGTCTTGCTTGGCGTTCGTGGTCATCTTGGTCGTCTGCCTCTGCAAGGTGTGCAGATGA